Proteins encoded together in one Salarchaeum sp. JOR-1 window:
- a CDS encoding tRNA-guanine transglycosylase produces MLYRRRKLDLPHGKVQTPVLFPVRNIGKRSSDNTPAYVGTIPDFSTAMINARSIRNREPMWNRLTNGVTLREEMDVPEDTIVFADSGGFDFTAEEIDTTPAETLDTQAQLGADIYGTVDVPLSRENRAAENQRRIDQSVEYALEASDRHTGDALLFASVHGYDPETIRNSIQHLEKNGDFDGYALGSMVPIRTDYKKVTKLVLSARQATDKHLHVYGLGGIVYQPLLLYLGVDSFDSSAFIRSAGNRNYLIPGFGGEPLRNIESLDRLPCPCPVCGQRELDEIREDRTALTKHNLWALAIELRRFRYVVEAGRDVEEYLDLRFQGNEVTRRAYETAKQQVRRLT; encoded by the coding sequence ATGTTGTACAGACGACGGAAACTCGACCTCCCGCATGGGAAGGTGCAAACCCCAGTGCTATTCCCTGTCCGCAATATCGGGAAGCGGTCGAGTGACAATACGCCGGCGTACGTCGGCACTATCCCGGACTTCTCGACAGCGATGATTAACGCTCGTTCGATCCGGAACCGGGAACCAATGTGGAACAGGCTAACCAACGGAGTCACGTTACGGGAAGAGATGGATGTCCCAGAGGACACGATAGTCTTCGCCGATAGCGGGGGGTTCGATTTCACCGCCGAGGAGATCGACACTACCCCAGCAGAAACTCTCGATACCCAGGCCCAACTGGGAGCGGATATATACGGAACTGTCGATGTCCCCCTTTCGAGAGAGAACCGCGCAGCGGAAAATCAACGTCGTATCGACCAGAGCGTCGAATACGCTCTCGAGGCAAGTGATCGCCACACGGGAGACGCGTTGCTCTTCGCAAGCGTGCACGGGTATGATCCCGAGACCATCCGGAACAGCATCCAGCATCTAGAAAAGAATGGGGATTTCGATGGATACGCTCTCGGAAGTATGGTCCCCATCCGAACCGACTACAAAAAGGTAACCAAACTAGTACTTTCGGCGAGACAGGCTACAGACAAGCACTTGCACGTGTATGGTCTCGGCGGCATCGTCTACCAACCGCTCCTGCTGTACCTCGGTGTCGATAGCTTCGATTCCTCGGCGTTCATCCGAAGTGCGGGCAATCGGAACTATTTGATTCCCGGATTCGGTGGCGAACCGCTACGGAACATTGAGTCGTTAGATAGACTCCCCTGCCCGTGCCCTGTGTGTGGACAGCGGGAACTAGACGAGATCCGTGAGGACCGGACCGCTCTCACCAAACACAACCTCTGGGCTCTGGCGATTGAACTCAGGCGATTCCGGTACGTCGTCGAAGCGGGACGGGACGTTGAGGAGTATCTCGACCTCCGGTTCCAGGGGAACGAGGTGACGCGACGGGCATACGAAACCGCCAAGCAGCAAGTGCGGAGGCTCACATGA